One genomic region from Streptomyces sp. NBC_01304 encodes:
- a CDS encoding ribulose-bisphosphate carboxylase — MDQSSRYANLALNEEDLIKGGRHVLCAYTMKPKAGFGDFLSTAAHFAAESSTGTNVEVCTTDDFTKGVDALVYEIDEAKELMKIAYPIELFDRNIIDGRAMIASFLTLTIGNNQGMGDVEYAKMHDFYVPPAYLRLFDGPMMNIQDMWRVLDRPVVNGGMVVGTIIKPKLGLRPQPFADACHQFWLGGDFIKNDEPQGNQVFAPLKDTMKAVADAMRRAQDATGEAKLFSANITADDPAEMIARGEFILETFAENADHVAFLVDGYVAGPTSVTTARRNFPNQFLHFHRAGHGAVTSPQSQRGYTSFVHCKMTRLQGASGMHTGTMGYGKMEGDAADKAIAFMLDQDAADGPFYHQEWLGMKATTPIISGGMNALRLPGFFDNLGHSNVIQTSGGGAFGHKDGGTAGAKSLRQAQDAWMKGIKLTEYAKDHPELKGAFESFQADADKFYPNWRDELGVK, encoded by the coding sequence ATGGACCAGTCGAGCCGTTACGCCAACCTTGCCCTGAACGAAGAGGACCTCATCAAGGGCGGCCGTCACGTGCTGTGCGCCTACACGATGAAGCCCAAGGCCGGCTTCGGCGACTTCCTCTCGACCGCGGCCCACTTCGCGGCCGAGTCCTCGACCGGCACCAACGTCGAGGTGTGCACCACCGACGACTTCACCAAGGGTGTCGACGCGCTCGTCTACGAGATCGACGAGGCCAAGGAGCTCATGAAGATCGCGTACCCGATCGAGCTCTTCGACCGCAACATCATCGACGGCCGCGCGATGATCGCCTCCTTCCTCACCCTGACCATCGGCAACAACCAGGGCATGGGCGACGTCGAGTACGCCAAGATGCACGACTTCTACGTGCCGCCGGCCTACCTGCGCCTGTTCGACGGCCCGATGATGAACATCCAGGACATGTGGCGCGTCCTGGACCGCCCGGTCGTCAACGGCGGCATGGTCGTCGGCACCATCATCAAGCCGAAGCTGGGCCTTCGCCCGCAGCCCTTCGCGGACGCCTGCCACCAGTTCTGGCTGGGCGGCGACTTCATCAAGAACGACGAGCCGCAGGGCAACCAGGTCTTCGCGCCGCTCAAGGACACGATGAAGGCAGTGGCCGACGCCATGCGCCGCGCCCAGGACGCCACCGGCGAGGCCAAGCTGTTCTCCGCCAACATCACCGCCGACGACCCGGCCGAGATGATCGCCCGCGGCGAGTTCATCCTGGAGACCTTCGCCGAGAACGCCGACCACGTCGCCTTCCTCGTCGACGGCTACGTCGCCGGACCGACCTCGGTCACGACCGCCCGCCGGAACTTCCCCAACCAGTTCCTGCACTTCCACCGGGCCGGCCACGGCGCCGTCACCAGCCCGCAGTCGCAGCGCGGTTACACGTCCTTCGTGCACTGCAAGATGACCCGTCTGCAGGGCGCCTCGGGCATGCACACCGGCACCATGGGCTACGGCAAGATGGAGGGTGACGCCGCCGACAAGGCCATCGCCTTCATGCTGGACCAGGACGCGGCCGACGGTCCCTTCTACCACCAGGAATGGCTGGGCATGAAGGCCACGACGCCGATCATCTCCGGCGGCATGAACGCCCTGCGCCTGCCCGGCTTCTTCGACAATCTGGGCCACTCCAATGTGATCCAGACCTCGGGCGGCGGCGCCTTCGGCCACAAGGACGGCGGCACCGCGGGCGCCAAGTCCCTGCGTCAGGCGCAGGACGCCTGGATGAAGGGCATCAAGCTCACCGAGTACGCGAAGGACCACCCGGAGCTCAAGGGCGCCTTCGAGTCCTTCCAGGCCGACGCGGACAAGTTCTACCCGAACTGGCGCGACGAGCTCGGCGTCAAGTAG